A segment of the Syntrophorhabdaceae bacterium genome:
TCGATCTCGATCCGCCCCCGCGTAGGTTCATCGAGACCCGCCAGCAGATTGAGGAGCGTTGTCTTTCCCGAGCCGCTCTTCCCGAAAAGGGCTATGATCTGACCCTTTTTAATATCAAGATCGACGCCCCGAAGGGCCATGCCGTCATGACCTTCATCCTCGTATTGTTTCCAAAGGTCATATGTCCGTATTATCGAAGATGTCTCTGAAACTTTCATGGGTACATCAATATTATATTCTGAAGGAAGAAATGTCCAACGACCGTAATGACCAAATCACAATGGTCAGAGAAAAGATCTCCGGCCAGCCGTTCCTTCTTGTTTGGTCATTGGTTGTCACTTCCTTCTGAAATCGATAAGCACCTTGAGGGTGTTGCGGTTTCTCGCGGCCGCGAAGGCTTTCTTTGCTTCTCGAGGAGAAAAGATTGCCGAAATGAGGGGCTTAACGTCGATGAGGCCGTCAGCCAGGGCCTTCAGGGCCGGTTTGAAAGGTCCGCAGCGGGAGCCGATGACGTTTAGCTCGTCTATGACGATGGGGGCGAGGTTGATGGGGCTGCCGTGGGCCACGGTGCTCTTGAGGACGATGACGCCGCGGGGTTTTGTGAGCTTCATGGCGGTTTGGAAGGTGTCGGCGCTGCCTGTCGCCTCCACAACGATGTCGTATTTGCTGCCCGGGTAAAGGTCTTTTGTCATTACCGCCGGTACACCCTGATCCCGGGCAATGCTCAGTTTCGAGGGGTGTTTTCCTGCCAGGGTCACGTGCGCCCCGGTCAGCCTGAGCGCAAGGGCGCAGAGGATGCCGAGTTTGCCATCGCCGACGACAAGGATGGTATCGCGGGTCCCGACCCTGATCTGCTCGAGTATTTCAAACGCGGCGGCCAGCGGTTCGGTGAAGACCGCCTCTTCGTCGGTAAGGCCGTCGGGTATTTCATGAAGGTTCTTGACGGGAAGCGTCATATACTCCGCGAACGCGCCCTCCCTCCCCAGTATCCCGATGGTGGTCCTGTCGGGGCAATGCTTTTCAAGGCCCTTGAGACAAATGTCGCAGTGCCCGCATCCGCAATTTATCTCTCCGACGACGCGTTTCCCGACCAGCTTCTTCGATCTGCCGCCAATCGCCTCCACAATGCCGGTAAACTCGTGACCGATGGTCCCGTTAAATCCCAGGTAACCCTTCGTTATCTCCATGTCCGTATTGCAGATGCCGGCCATGGAGACCCTGATCAGGGCATCGCCATGCGCCGGGACCGGTTTTCCCCTGGTGCCGGTAATCCTCAGGCTCCCGTCGAAGACTATTGCTTTCATTGGGCTCCTTTCCTGTTCTTTTCAATGAACCAGTCTATGAGTGCCCTTGCAATGCTGATCCTGTCCGGTATTTTCGGCAGGTTCTCGACGGTGAACCACCGCGCATCGCTTATCTCGTCGTTGTCGATGGCTATCTCACCGGCCGCCCATGACGCAATGAAGCCGATCATGAGGGAGTCGGGATAGGGCCAGGGCTGACTGCCGAAATAGCGGATGTCCTTGACCTCTATCCCGACCTCTTCCCTGATCTCCCTGCGCACCACGTCCTCAAGCGTCTCGCCGGGTTCTGCAAAACCCGCCAGGACGCTATAGAGATCTTCGGCAAATCTGCTTGCCCTGGCAAGAAGCACCTTGTCCCGCTTTTCCACGAGGACGATCACTGCCGGAGATATCCTGGGAAACATCGTGAAGCCGCAAGCCTCACACTGCTTGGCGAGGATAACGTCGTGCCTTGTGAGACGCGAACCGCAGACGCTGCAGAACTGGCAGGTGCCATCCCAGTTGAGGATCCCGAGTGCCCTGACAGCCATGGAATACTGGTCTCCATCGAGGACCCCGAAAAGCTTTCTGAGACCCAGGAAATCCATTCCAGGCGGGGGTTCCCTGTCGCCGGTGACAGAAAAAGCATAGCACTCGAGGCCATTCAGGGAGCCGAGGCGGTACGCGCTCTCAAGGGACAGCCCCAGGCTCTTTGCGGTAGACTGTCGCGGCACTTTCGGCGGCCGCGAGGACAGGTCGACAAGCACCTTCTGACCGCGAAGCAAGAAAACATAGCAGGCGTCGTTATCGCCGGTCATGCGCAGATCCTTTCTTAAACTTGGTCAATGTATGAATCAATACTGTATGAGAATGGGAAAGTCAAGAAGAAGGCTTGACACAGAGGCGGCAGATATTTTAAGGGACTTTCGATTTTTTTCTCGTCCAAAAAGAAAAAAAGTGTTAGAATAGTGGCATCATCAAGATGAATACTACTGTTATAACATCAGAAAATATACGGACACGCGGCCACGTTCCGGTTATCGGCGAGGCGCGGAGAGGCGAAGACCTCCATCGTGAGGACAGACAGGGCGCAGGTTCACGCAAGGATCTGCCCTCCTTCCTTGTTGCCTTCGATGGCGACGATGTCAGGATCAGTTCGGGGACGAGGGCTCAGGGAACACAGGAACGGCTCCCCGCCAATGTTTCTTCCGCCGGGAGCAGTCAGGCGCTTGAAGGGCAGAGGAACGGGCACGATTACAGCGTGGCACTGAAACGCACCGGCGCGGCGGTCGAGAGCGGCGTTGTCCGTTACAGCGCAAGCATCGGTCCCTATGATGTTCACGTAAGCAACATAGCGATGAAAAGATACTCAGAGGCGAGTTCCCACCGCAACTGGCACCCCAGCACCTTTGAATTAACCGTCTGAGAAGACAATAACCAATTCAAAAGACAATAACCAGATTCCGGTGACCGATGAAAGAGTCTCCGGTTCTTTTTCGGTTCTTTCATGCAGGCTGCACCCAATCCTCTCCGAGGGCAAGGGCCGACATGAATAACACAATGCCGTTGGTGCGATGGAACCCCTGTGGACTTTTCGGCATTGAACCTCCCTTCCTCCCGTCTGAGCATCTCGAACATGGCGAAGACGGCGGCGAGGGCACAAGCAAGAAACAAAACGGATATCAGCATTCTCACGGTTTGGATGGTCATATGCGCCCCCGTTTTCTGTTGATCGGCACAGGAACGGGACATACCTGTAAGATTGCGTTTCCCGGAACGCAGCGTCAATGGCGACCCATGCCATTTTCTTGACAAAGGCGGGCGGGATAATTAATGTATTGTATCAATGGAAGGTTTACGGGATATCTTGAATGACCGTGAAAGGTCTGTGCTTGAGCTCATCGTCGAGAATTACATCGTCTTCGCCGAGCCCATAGGTTCCATTATGATCTCCCGGGTGATGAAGAAGAAGGTGAGTTCCGCCACCATCCGGAATATCATGAGCGAGCTTGAGGAGTTGGGCTTTCTGTACAAACCCCATGCGGTGGCCGGGCGGGTACCCACACCCAAGGCCTTCCGCTATTATGTGAACAGCCTGCCGGCTCCCGGGGTTCCGGGAAAGAAGGAGCTCAAGGCCCTGGAAACCCTTTCCCGGTTGCGCTATGCCTATGCGGAAGAGCTCATGGCTGATGCCTCGCGGGTGCTCGCCGCCATTTCACGATGTCCGAGCATTGTTGTAGAGCCCAGGGTCGATACGATGCTTTTCAAAGAAGTGGAGTTTGTCAGGCTTTCCCGGAGTACGATCCTCGTTGTTTTCGTCACGTCATCGGGCATGGTCCACAGGAGGTTCGTCGATACCAGCGAGGATCTCGAGCAAGGCGTACTTGACGAGATGAAACATTACATGAATGAACGCTTCTCCGGCATGCCTTTTTATGCCCTCAAGGAGAACATCCTTAAGGACATGCACAAGGACAGGGAAAATTTTCAGACCCTCTATCGAAAGATACAGGATACGCTTGATGTTCTTGTAGGCGAGGAGGAGAAGAGGGAGATCTATATAGAGGGGGCATCGAAGATGATCGGTATCCCTGAATTCTCCGATGTGGAAAAGCTCAAAGACCTCTTCAGGACCCTGGAGAACAAGGAAAGACTGATACAGCTTCTTGACCGGTACCTGAGTGAAGAAGGCATTAACGTAATTCTTGGAAGCGAAAGTGACATGAAAGGGATGGAAGGGATGAGCATCATCACTTCGGCCTACCGAATCGGCGAGGACAGCTACGGCCTTCTTGGTATCATCGGGCCGATGAGGATGAACTACTCGCGCCTTATCCCTATAGTTGATTATACTGCCCGGGCGGTAACAGATCTCTTTAAATTGATGTGAGGAAAGTAATGAAAGAAAAAGACAAAGACCTGCTCCTTGACGAAAAGGAAGAAATGCACGAAGAGAATGGCGGTAACGGACACAAACATGAGGAGCATAAAAAAAAGAAAAAGAAAGAAGAGACACCCGCAGAATTGAAAAAGGAACTGGAAGAGAAGGAAGGGAAGATCAAATCCCTTGAGGAAAGACTGCTCTATCTTCAGGCCGATTTCGAGAACTTCAAGAAGATCAAAGCGAAAGAGAAACTGGATGTGCTCAAGTACGCGAATGAGGTCATTATCAAGGAATTGCTGCCCGTTCTCGATAATCTCGAGTTGGCCCTGAGGCACGCCGAGTCCACTGACGATCACAAAGGCATCCACGAAGGTGTCAGGATGACACTCAGCGAATTCATGAAGGTCCTGGAAAAGGCCGGTGTCAAATCAGTAGAAGCGGTGGGCAAAAAGTTCGACCCCAACTTTCATGAGGCTTTCTATCAGGAAGAACACGATGACGTGGAGCCTGACACCGTGGTTTCGGAATTGCAAAAAGGTTATCTCCTCAATGACAGACTCATCAGACCCTCCCGGGTAGGTGTCTCAAAAAAACCCGATATCCAGTAAGGCTCAAGAAAGGTTTATCATGAGAAGCAGGCACGTTGATTATTACGAGGTCCTCAATGTTTCGCGGGGGGCAAGCGACGAAGAGATAAAAAAGGCATACCGGAAACTCGCCCTTCAATACCATCCGGACCGCAACCCCGGAGACTTGAAGGCCGAGGAGAAGTTCAAAGAGATAAACCAGGCCTACGAGGTCCTGGGAGACGCCCAGAAAAGAAACCACTACGAGCGCTTCGGAGCTGCGGGCGACGCGGGGTCCGTATTTGATTTCGGTTTTCAGGGAAATTTCGATTCTGTCTTCAACGATCTTTTCAGTGACTTCTTCGGCAACCAGAGACCGCGCCAGAGGAAGGGAAACGATCTCCGGTATAACCTGACCATAGAGTTCGAGGAAGCAGTGTTCGGCGGAGAGAAGGAGATCGAGATTCCCAAGGAAACAAGATGTCCCGTCTGCAACGGTTCACGTGCCGAGCCTGGCCACGAGCCGGTGGTCTGCAGGCACTGCGGCGGCCGCGGCCAGGTCCGTCAGAGCCACGGGTTTTTTACCATCAATAGAACCTGTGAGTACTGCGGCGGTGAAGGTCAGGTTATAAAGAATCCCTGCAAGAACTGTAAGGGCAAGGGGAGTGTCAAGACCAAGAAGAAGCTGAAGGTCAGGATACCCCCGGGTGTCGATAACAATACCCGCCTCCAGTTGAGAGGAGAGGGGATGCAGCAGTCTGGGGACACCATCCCCGGCGATCTTTTCGTGGTCCTCCAGGTCAGGGAACACGCTGTTTTCGAGAGGGCCGGGGACGACATCATCGTTCAGGTCGATGTCGGTTTTCCCCTCCTGTGCCTGGGTGGAGAGATAACGATCCCTACCATCGAGGGTGAGTCGGTCCTCAAGATACCCACAGGCACACAGCAGGGAAAGGTCTTCAGGCTCAAGGGTCTTGGTGTCAACAAGTCCAATGGCTACGGCAGGGGTGACCAGCTCGTCTATCTCAACATCGTTATCCCCTCAGAGCTGACAGACCGGCAGAAGACCCTCGTCGAGGAACTGGCGGGGGAATTCAAGGATTCATCGCCGAGGACGCGCAAGGGCTTCAAGGATAAGTTCATGGAGTTTTTCGAGTGAAGAGAGGTCACGGGTCCCTGTCTCTATCTCTTCTCCGCATTTTCGACCATCAATCTCGCTATCGCCCTTGAGAAAGCCGCTGGATCCTTGGGCTTCGATCCTTCGAGGACCAGTGCCTGATCATAGAGGAGCCGAATATAATCCTTCAATTCCGGGCTGGCCTCCTCTTTCTCGAAGATACTGTTCATGGAGACGAAGAGCGGATGCGAAGGGTTCAATTCCAGTATCCGCTTCATGGGGGGCAGATCCTGGCCCATTGCCTTGAGAAGGCGTTCCATGGCCGGGTCGAGATCGCCTTCATCGGCTACAAGACAGCACACGGTATCGGTGAGCCTTCCCGAGAGTCTAACATCCTTCACTTCCTCGGAAAGAGTCTCCTTGACGAGATCGATGAGCTTTGCGTATTTCTTTTTCGTCTCTTCTATCTGGACCGTCTTGTCCTTGTCGAGAGAGATGTCGCCCCGCGTGATGGAATGCATCTTCTTTCCCCTGTATTCGAAGCCGTTGAAGATGAAATCGTCGATGTCGTCGGTCATGAAGACGACCTCGTATTCCTTCTGTTTGAAGGCTTCGAGGTAGGGCGAGTTGGCGGCGTCCGAAAGGGATGAACCGACGATATAGTATATCTCTTCCTGGCCCTCCTTCATGTCGTCAATATACTCCTTCAAGGTCCTGAGCTTTCCTTCCTGTGAACTCGTGGAGGCGAAGAGGAGAAGGTCT
Coding sequences within it:
- a CDS encoding alcohol dehydrogenase catalytic domain-containing protein, with translation MKAIVFDGSLRITGTRGKPVPAHGDALIRVSMAGICNTDMEITKGYLGFNGTIGHEFTGIVEAIGGRSKKLVGKRVVGEINCGCGHCDICLKGLEKHCPDRTTIGILGREGAFAEYMTLPVKNLHEIPDGLTDEEAVFTEPLAAAFEILEQIRVGTRDTILVVGDGKLGILCALALRLTGAHVTLAGKHPSKLSIARDQGVPAVMTKDLYPGSKYDIVVEATGSADTFQTAMKLTKPRGVIVLKSTVAHGSPINLAPIVIDELNVIGSRCGPFKPALKALADGLIDVKPLISAIFSPREAKKAFAAARNRNTLKVLIDFRRK
- the nudC gene encoding NAD(+) diphosphatase; translated protein: MTGDNDACYVFLLRGQKVLVDLSSRPPKVPRQSTAKSLGLSLESAYRLGSLNGLECYAFSVTGDREPPPGMDFLGLRKLFGVLDGDQYSMAVRALGILNWDGTCQFCSVCGSRLTRHDVILAKQCEACGFTMFPRISPAVIVLVEKRDKVLLARASRFAEDLYSVLAGFAEPGETLEDVVRREIREEVGIEVKDIRYFGSQPWPYPDSLMIGFIASWAAGEIAIDNDEISDARWFTVENLPKIPDRISIARALIDWFIEKNRKGAQ
- the hrcA gene encoding heat-inducible transcriptional repressor HrcA, producing MNDRERSVLELIVENYIVFAEPIGSIMISRVMKKKVSSATIRNIMSELEELGFLYKPHAVAGRVPTPKAFRYYVNSLPAPGVPGKKELKALETLSRLRYAYAEELMADASRVLAAISRCPSIVVEPRVDTMLFKEVEFVRLSRSTILVVFVTSSGMVHRRFVDTSEDLEQGVLDEMKHYMNERFSGMPFYALKENILKDMHKDRENFQTLYRKIQDTLDVLVGEEEKREIYIEGASKMIGIPEFSDVEKLKDLFRTLENKERLIQLLDRYLSEEGINVILGSESDMKGMEGMSIITSAYRIGEDSYGLLGIIGPMRMNYSRLIPIVDYTARAVTDLFKLM
- the grpE gene encoding nucleotide exchange factor GrpE; translation: MKEKDKDLLLDEKEEMHEENGGNGHKHEEHKKKKKKEETPAELKKELEEKEGKIKSLEERLLYLQADFENFKKIKAKEKLDVLKYANEVIIKELLPVLDNLELALRHAESTDDHKGIHEGVRMTLSEFMKVLEKAGVKSVEAVGKKFDPNFHEAFYQEEHDDVEPDTVVSELQKGYLLNDRLIRPSRVGVSKKPDIQ
- the dnaJ gene encoding molecular chaperone DnaJ — its product is MRSRHVDYYEVLNVSRGASDEEIKKAYRKLALQYHPDRNPGDLKAEEKFKEINQAYEVLGDAQKRNHYERFGAAGDAGSVFDFGFQGNFDSVFNDLFSDFFGNQRPRQRKGNDLRYNLTIEFEEAVFGGEKEIEIPKETRCPVCNGSRAEPGHEPVVCRHCGGRGQVRQSHGFFTINRTCEYCGGEGQVIKNPCKNCKGKGSVKTKKKLKVRIPPGVDNNTRLQLRGEGMQQSGDTIPGDLFVVLQVREHAVFERAGDDIIVQVDVGFPLLCLGGEITIPTIEGESVLKIPTGTQQGKVFRLKGLGVNKSNGYGRGDQLVYLNIVIPSELTDRQKTLVEELAGEFKDSSPRTRKGFKDKFMEFFE